The Cygnus olor isolate bCygOlo1 chromosome 30 unlocalized genomic scaffold, bCygOlo1.pri.v2 SUPER_30A, whole genome shotgun sequence genome has a segment encoding these proteins:
- the RASAL3 gene encoding RAS protein activator like-3 isoform X4, whose translation MEVEKPPVAAETPTLLKTYKWRTAAPMGDREPERGTGSPGSRRWTRLQGWKRSYSQPESDGPDDGAGKGAPKASTRRSLFQRAFSAPSKVAKEPRSPEGGKATLQKYLRSMSKRKGHGESGARAERPHRVVLPTPESTHGTPTIPLAPALDAPVWDVSNFSLVDGQLIHVGRDEEASWRSRNRTGSSISESTSLHPGGGRRDTDPAAEERNTRAAGKGTDSDASATSQFSNVKGLLWKRLRDRKGRAVPKTEMMAVADGERTPSQSGSHESLLPPPSAAELDLTGDNVIIRPVHGSIVGEKFCFQIITGEGSRSFGCTSLAERDRWIENLRRTVQPNKDNCERLELALSLWVYEARDLPPRRRLRCHLHLDGALFARTTAKVAGPDGELFWGELFQLAALPPARALTLALCRDDQGHPCQTVASVTVPLAELAAARQPLERWYPLSGHGSGERAPSVRVRGRYREVRVLPIVRYKELAEFITFHYRELCAHLEPTIAVRHKEELAGALVHVLQSTGKAKAFLIDLGVAELDRFDDREALIFRENTLATKAIDEYMKLVGGKYLQDTLGEALAQLCTSDDSCEVDPSKCAGPDLSDNQNNLRQVCEETFQRIATSCEAFPAELGEIFAAWQEECAARGKVAIGQRLVSASLFLRFLCPAIMSPSLFGLVQEYPSEATARTLTLVAKVIQNLANFTTFGEKEAYMGFMNEFLEHNWSTMTAFLQSVANPESSVHMATYDGYVDLALELATLHLLLCDIFSSLDQATQEELEPLPTILNAIREGTPVPVSVRLSSTTERSLAESHKPGFVPPRDLSKHSPLIKSQSLISIRRVRSREDGTEVEPARAPSPRPSRERRNVQRTQSVPAQNKAGRRVRKQSSAEHVAEPQGEDTLGSSGPRDATGRSKLRSSVSLPRKSTVPWQRYAEEAAAAQGELYAIRPLEKHGRLIEALGKEVAESREKLRLAEVRAGELEAQHRGLRHEQGQHREQLERLHQQLEEANARLANLGARLTAAEGTRKKDLERLKASEEKGRALESRLLALERENAELRGAIAQVLGHPGRTGCRPPGTQSWDEGGEDAQATSV comes from the exons ATGGAGGTAGAGAAACCCCCAGTGGCAGCCGAGACGCCGACGCTGCTGAAGACCTACAAATGGCGAAcggcagcacccatgggtgacCGGGAACCTGAGCGGGGCACGGGGTCCCCAGGCAGCCGGCGCTGGACccggctgcagggctggaagcGTTCCTACAGCCAACCCGAATCTGACGGCCCCGATGATGGAGCTGGAAAGGGAGCACCCAAAGCCAGCACCCGCCGGTCCCTCTTCCAGCGGGCTTTCTCAGCCCCCTCCAAGGTGGCCAAGGAGCCACGGAGCCCCGAAGGTGGCAAGGCCACCCTGCAGAAGTATTTGCGCTCCATGTCCAAGAGAAAGGGCCATGGGGAGAGCGGTGCCAGGGCTGAGCGGCCGCACCGTGTTGTGCTGCCAA ccccagagaGCACCCACGGCACACCAACAATCCCGCTGGCTCCGGCACTCGATGCGCCAGTGTGGGACGTCTCCAACTTCTCACTGGTGGATGGACAGCTGATCCACGTGGGCAGGGATGAGGAG GCTTCGTGGAGGAGCAGGAACCGGACCGGGAGCTCCATCTCCGAGAGCACCAGCCTGCACCcagggggtggcaggagggaCACCG ACCCGGCCGCGGAGGAGAGAAACACACgggcagcagggaaaggcacTGACAGCGATGCTTCGGCCACCTCCCAGTTCAGCAATGTCAAG GGCCTGCTGTGGAAGCGGCTCCGGGATCGGAAAGGGCGCGCAGTGCCCAAAACCGAGATGATGGCAGTGGCTGATGGCGAGAG AACCCCGAGCCAGAGCGGTTCGCACGagtccctgctgccaccaccgAGTGCTGCCGAGCTGGACCTCACCGGGGACAATGTCATCATCCGGCCTGTGCATGGCAGCATCGTGGGCGAGAAGTTCTGCTTCCAG ATCATCACTGGTGAGGGCAGCCGGTCCTTTGGCTGCACTTCCTTGGCTGAGCGTGACCGCTGGATCGAGAACCTGCGCCGGACCGTGCAGCCCAACAAG GACAACTGCGAGCGGCTGGAGCTGGCGCTGAGCCTGTGGGTGTACGAGGCGCGGGACCTGCCACCCCGGCGTCGCCTCCGCTGCCACCTCCACCTGGATGGTGCGCTCTTCGCCCGCACCACCGCTAAGGTGGCCGGTCCCGATGGCGAGCTCTTCTGGGGCGAGCTCTTCCAGCTGGCCGccctgccgcccgcccgcgccCTCACCCTCGCCCTCTGCCGCGATGACCAGGGCCACCCCTGCCAGACGGTGGCATCTGTCACCGTCCCcttggcagagctggcagctgcccGGCAGCCCCTGGAGCGCTGGTACCCACTGAGCGGCCACGGCAGCGGTGAACGGGCGCCATCGGTGCGGGTACGCGGGCGGTACCGGGAGGTGCGGGTGCTGCCCATCGTACGCTACAAGGAGTTGGCCGAATTCATCACCTTCCACTACCGGGAGCTGTGTGCCCACCTGGAGCCCACCATTGCAGTGAGGCACAAGGAAGAGCTGGCCGGCGCCTTGGTCCATGTCTTGCAGAGCACCGGGAAAGCCAAG GCATTCCTCATTGACCTTGGCGTGGCTGAGCTGGACCGCTTTGATGACCGGGAGGCGCTGATCTTCCGTGAGAACACGCTGGCCACCAAGGCCATTGATGAATACATGAAACTCGTGGGGGGCAAGTACCTCCAGGACACGCTGG GTGAGGCCTTGGCCCAACTCTGCACCTCGGACGATAGCTGTGAGGTCGATCCCAGCAAATGCGCTGGCCCCGACCTCTCCGACAACCAGAACAACCTGCGGCAggtctgtgaggagaccttccaGCGCATCGCCACGTCCTGCGA agccttcccagcagagctgggcgAGATCTTCGCAGCGTGGCAGGAGGAGTGTGCAGCGCGGGGCAAGGTGGCCATCGGGCAGCGCCTGGTCTCGGCCTCCCTCTTCCTACGGTTCCTCTGCCCCGCCATCATGTCCCCCAGTCTCTTTGGCCTCGTCCAGGAGTACCCGAGTGAGGCCACCGCCCGCACCCTCACCCTTGTGGCCAAGGTCATCCAGAACCTGGCCAACTTCACCAC GTTTGGCGAGAAGGAGGCCTACATGGGCTTCATGAACGAGTTCCTGGAGCACAACTGGAGCACCATGACGGCCTTCCTGCAGAGCGTGGCCAACCCTGAGAGCAGCGTCCACATGGCCACCTATGATGGCTATGTGGACCTGGCCCTGGAGCTTGCCACCCTCCACCTCCTGCTCTGTGACATCTTCTCCAGCCTGGACCAG GCCacacaggaggagctggagcccCTTCCCACCATCCTCAATGCCATCAGGGAGGGCACCCCTGTCCCCGTCTCCGTCCGGCTCAGCTCCACCACGGAGCGAAG CCTGGCGGAGAGCCACAAGCCGGGCTTCGTGCCGCCACGGGACCTGAGCAAGCACAGCCCCCTCATCAAGAGCCAGTCGCTCATCAGCATCCGCCGCGTCCGCAGCCGTGAGGACGGGACTGAAGTGGAGCCAGCACGGGCGCCGTCCCCGCGTCCCAGCCGGGAGCGGAGGAACGTGCAGCGCACCCAGAGCGTGCCGGCACAGAACAAAGCTGGCCGCCGCGTGCGCAAGCAGAGCAGTGCCGAGCACGTGGCAGAGCCGCAAGGCGAGGACACCCTGGGGTCCTCTGGCCCTCGCGATGCCACG GGACGCTCAAAGCTGCGCTCGTCAGTGTCACTGCCACGTAAATCCACGGTGCCGTGGCAGCGCTATGccgaggaggcggcggcggcccaGGGCGAGCTCTACGCCATCCGTCCCCTGGAAAAG caCGGGCGGCTGATCGAGGCACTGGGGAAGGAGGTGGCGGAGAGCCGGGAGAAGCTGCGGCTGGCAGAGGTGCGGGCAGGCGAGCTGGAGGCTCAGCACCGCGGGCTGCGGCACGAGCAGGGCCAGCACCGCGAGCAGCTTGAGCGgctccaccagcagctggaggaggccaACGCGCGCTTGGCCAACCTGGGTGCCAG ATTGACAGCGGCTGAAGGCACGCGGAAGAAGGACCTGGAGAGGCTGAAGGCCAGCGAGGAGAAGGGCAGAGCGCTG GAGAGCCGGCTGTTGGCGCTGGAGCGGGAGAATGCCGAGCTGCGGGGTGCCATCGCCCAGGTCCTGGGCCACCCAGGCAGGACGGGATGCCGGCCCCCGGGGACACAGAGCTGGGACGAAGGCGGTGAAGACGCCCAGGCCACCAGCGTGTAA
- the RASAL3 gene encoding RAS protein activator like-3 isoform X5, producing the protein MGPRRWLLCTSQGADPAAEERNTRAAGKGTDSDASATSQFSNVKGLLWKRLRDRKGRAVPKTEMMAVADGERTPSQSGSHESLLPPPSAAELDLTGDNVIIRPVHGSIVGEKFCFQIITGEGSRSFGCTSLAERDRWIENLRRTVQPNKDNCERLELALSLWVYEARDLPPRRRLRCHLHLDGALFARTTAKVAGPDGELFWGELFQLAALPPARALTLALCRDDQGHPCQTVASVTVPLAELAAARQPLERWYPLSGHGSGERAPSVRVRGRYREVRVLPIVRYKELAEFITFHYRELCAHLEPTIAVRHKEELAGALVHVLQSTGKAKAFLIDLGVAELDRFDDREALIFRENTLATKAIDEYMKLVGGKYLQDTLGEALAQLCTSDDSCEVDPSKCAGPDLSDNQNNLRQVCEETFQRIATSCEAFPAELGEIFAAWQEECAARGKVAIGQRLVSASLFLRFLCPAIMSPSLFGLVQEYPSEATARTLTLVAKVIQNLANFTTFGEKEAYMGFMNEFLEHNWSTMTAFLQSVANPESSVHMATYDGYVDLALELATLHLLLCDIFSSLDQATQEELEPLPTILNAIREGTPVPVSVRLSSTTERSLAESHKPGFVPPRDLSKHSPLIKSQSLISIRRVRSREDGTEVEPARAPSPRPSRERRNVQRTQSVPAQNKAGRRVRKQSSAEHVAEPQGEDTLGSSGPRDATGRSKLRSSVSLPRKSTVPWQRYAEEAAAAQGELYAIRPLEKHGRLIEALGKEVAESREKLRLAEVRAGELEAQHRGLRHEQGQHREQLERLHQQLEEANARLANLGARLTAAEGTRKKDLERLKASEEKGRALESRLLALERENAELRGAIAQVLGHPGRTGCRPPGTQSWDEGGEDAQATSV; encoded by the exons ATGGGCCCCCGCCGCTGGCTGCTCTGCACCTCGCAGGGAG CAGACCCGGCCGCGGAGGAGAGAAACACACgggcagcagggaaaggcacTGACAGCGATGCTTCGGCCACCTCCCAGTTCAGCAATGTCAAG GGCCTGCTGTGGAAGCGGCTCCGGGATCGGAAAGGGCGCGCAGTGCCCAAAACCGAGATGATGGCAGTGGCTGATGGCGAGAG AACCCCGAGCCAGAGCGGTTCGCACGagtccctgctgccaccaccgAGTGCTGCCGAGCTGGACCTCACCGGGGACAATGTCATCATCCGGCCTGTGCATGGCAGCATCGTGGGCGAGAAGTTCTGCTTCCAG ATCATCACTGGTGAGGGCAGCCGGTCCTTTGGCTGCACTTCCTTGGCTGAGCGTGACCGCTGGATCGAGAACCTGCGCCGGACCGTGCAGCCCAACAAG GACAACTGCGAGCGGCTGGAGCTGGCGCTGAGCCTGTGGGTGTACGAGGCGCGGGACCTGCCACCCCGGCGTCGCCTCCGCTGCCACCTCCACCTGGATGGTGCGCTCTTCGCCCGCACCACCGCTAAGGTGGCCGGTCCCGATGGCGAGCTCTTCTGGGGCGAGCTCTTCCAGCTGGCCGccctgccgcccgcccgcgccCTCACCCTCGCCCTCTGCCGCGATGACCAGGGCCACCCCTGCCAGACGGTGGCATCTGTCACCGTCCCcttggcagagctggcagctgcccGGCAGCCCCTGGAGCGCTGGTACCCACTGAGCGGCCACGGCAGCGGTGAACGGGCGCCATCGGTGCGGGTACGCGGGCGGTACCGGGAGGTGCGGGTGCTGCCCATCGTACGCTACAAGGAGTTGGCCGAATTCATCACCTTCCACTACCGGGAGCTGTGTGCCCACCTGGAGCCCACCATTGCAGTGAGGCACAAGGAAGAGCTGGCCGGCGCCTTGGTCCATGTCTTGCAGAGCACCGGGAAAGCCAAG GCATTCCTCATTGACCTTGGCGTGGCTGAGCTGGACCGCTTTGATGACCGGGAGGCGCTGATCTTCCGTGAGAACACGCTGGCCACCAAGGCCATTGATGAATACATGAAACTCGTGGGGGGCAAGTACCTCCAGGACACGCTGG GTGAGGCCTTGGCCCAACTCTGCACCTCGGACGATAGCTGTGAGGTCGATCCCAGCAAATGCGCTGGCCCCGACCTCTCCGACAACCAGAACAACCTGCGGCAggtctgtgaggagaccttccaGCGCATCGCCACGTCCTGCGA agccttcccagcagagctgggcgAGATCTTCGCAGCGTGGCAGGAGGAGTGTGCAGCGCGGGGCAAGGTGGCCATCGGGCAGCGCCTGGTCTCGGCCTCCCTCTTCCTACGGTTCCTCTGCCCCGCCATCATGTCCCCCAGTCTCTTTGGCCTCGTCCAGGAGTACCCGAGTGAGGCCACCGCCCGCACCCTCACCCTTGTGGCCAAGGTCATCCAGAACCTGGCCAACTTCACCAC GTTTGGCGAGAAGGAGGCCTACATGGGCTTCATGAACGAGTTCCTGGAGCACAACTGGAGCACCATGACGGCCTTCCTGCAGAGCGTGGCCAACCCTGAGAGCAGCGTCCACATGGCCACCTATGATGGCTATGTGGACCTGGCCCTGGAGCTTGCCACCCTCCACCTCCTGCTCTGTGACATCTTCTCCAGCCTGGACCAG GCCacacaggaggagctggagcccCTTCCCACCATCCTCAATGCCATCAGGGAGGGCACCCCTGTCCCCGTCTCCGTCCGGCTCAGCTCCACCACGGAGCGAAG CCTGGCGGAGAGCCACAAGCCGGGCTTCGTGCCGCCACGGGACCTGAGCAAGCACAGCCCCCTCATCAAGAGCCAGTCGCTCATCAGCATCCGCCGCGTCCGCAGCCGTGAGGACGGGACTGAAGTGGAGCCAGCACGGGCGCCGTCCCCGCGTCCCAGCCGGGAGCGGAGGAACGTGCAGCGCACCCAGAGCGTGCCGGCACAGAACAAAGCTGGCCGCCGCGTGCGCAAGCAGAGCAGTGCCGAGCACGTGGCAGAGCCGCAAGGCGAGGACACCCTGGGGTCCTCTGGCCCTCGCGATGCCACG GGACGCTCAAAGCTGCGCTCGTCAGTGTCACTGCCACGTAAATCCACGGTGCCGTGGCAGCGCTATGccgaggaggcggcggcggcccaGGGCGAGCTCTACGCCATCCGTCCCCTGGAAAAG caCGGGCGGCTGATCGAGGCACTGGGGAAGGAGGTGGCGGAGAGCCGGGAGAAGCTGCGGCTGGCAGAGGTGCGGGCAGGCGAGCTGGAGGCTCAGCACCGCGGGCTGCGGCACGAGCAGGGCCAGCACCGCGAGCAGCTTGAGCGgctccaccagcagctggaggaggccaACGCGCGCTTGGCCAACCTGGGTGCCAG ATTGACAGCGGCTGAAGGCACGCGGAAGAAGGACCTGGAGAGGCTGAAGGCCAGCGAGGAGAAGGGCAGAGCGCTG GAGAGCCGGCTGTTGGCGCTGGAGCGGGAGAATGCCGAGCTGCGGGGTGCCATCGCCCAGGTCCTGGGCCACCCAGGCAGGACGGGATGCCGGCCCCCGGGGACACAGAGCTGGGACGAAGGCGGTGAAGACGCCCAGGCCACCAGCGTGTAA
- the RASAL3 gene encoding RAS protein activator like-3 isoform X6 has product MGPRRWLLCTSQGDPAAEERNTRAAGKGTDSDASATSQFSNVKGLLWKRLRDRKGRAVPKTEMMAVADGERTPSQSGSHESLLPPPSAAELDLTGDNVIIRPVHGSIVGEKFCFQIITGEGSRSFGCTSLAERDRWIENLRRTVQPNKDNCERLELALSLWVYEARDLPPRRRLRCHLHLDGALFARTTAKVAGPDGELFWGELFQLAALPPARALTLALCRDDQGHPCQTVASVTVPLAELAAARQPLERWYPLSGHGSGERAPSVRVRGRYREVRVLPIVRYKELAEFITFHYRELCAHLEPTIAVRHKEELAGALVHVLQSTGKAKAFLIDLGVAELDRFDDREALIFRENTLATKAIDEYMKLVGGKYLQDTLGEALAQLCTSDDSCEVDPSKCAGPDLSDNQNNLRQVCEETFQRIATSCEAFPAELGEIFAAWQEECAARGKVAIGQRLVSASLFLRFLCPAIMSPSLFGLVQEYPSEATARTLTLVAKVIQNLANFTTFGEKEAYMGFMNEFLEHNWSTMTAFLQSVANPESSVHMATYDGYVDLALELATLHLLLCDIFSSLDQATQEELEPLPTILNAIREGTPVPVSVRLSSTTERSLAESHKPGFVPPRDLSKHSPLIKSQSLISIRRVRSREDGTEVEPARAPSPRPSRERRNVQRTQSVPAQNKAGRRVRKQSSAEHVAEPQGEDTLGSSGPRDATGRSKLRSSVSLPRKSTVPWQRYAEEAAAAQGELYAIRPLEKHGRLIEALGKEVAESREKLRLAEVRAGELEAQHRGLRHEQGQHREQLERLHQQLEEANARLANLGARLTAAEGTRKKDLERLKASEEKGRALESRLLALERENAELRGAIAQVLGHPGRTGCRPPGTQSWDEGGEDAQATSV; this is encoded by the exons ATGGGCCCCCGCCGCTGGCTGCTCTGCACCTCGCAGGGAG ACCCGGCCGCGGAGGAGAGAAACACACgggcagcagggaaaggcacTGACAGCGATGCTTCGGCCACCTCCCAGTTCAGCAATGTCAAG GGCCTGCTGTGGAAGCGGCTCCGGGATCGGAAAGGGCGCGCAGTGCCCAAAACCGAGATGATGGCAGTGGCTGATGGCGAGAG AACCCCGAGCCAGAGCGGTTCGCACGagtccctgctgccaccaccgAGTGCTGCCGAGCTGGACCTCACCGGGGACAATGTCATCATCCGGCCTGTGCATGGCAGCATCGTGGGCGAGAAGTTCTGCTTCCAG ATCATCACTGGTGAGGGCAGCCGGTCCTTTGGCTGCACTTCCTTGGCTGAGCGTGACCGCTGGATCGAGAACCTGCGCCGGACCGTGCAGCCCAACAAG GACAACTGCGAGCGGCTGGAGCTGGCGCTGAGCCTGTGGGTGTACGAGGCGCGGGACCTGCCACCCCGGCGTCGCCTCCGCTGCCACCTCCACCTGGATGGTGCGCTCTTCGCCCGCACCACCGCTAAGGTGGCCGGTCCCGATGGCGAGCTCTTCTGGGGCGAGCTCTTCCAGCTGGCCGccctgccgcccgcccgcgccCTCACCCTCGCCCTCTGCCGCGATGACCAGGGCCACCCCTGCCAGACGGTGGCATCTGTCACCGTCCCcttggcagagctggcagctgcccGGCAGCCCCTGGAGCGCTGGTACCCACTGAGCGGCCACGGCAGCGGTGAACGGGCGCCATCGGTGCGGGTACGCGGGCGGTACCGGGAGGTGCGGGTGCTGCCCATCGTACGCTACAAGGAGTTGGCCGAATTCATCACCTTCCACTACCGGGAGCTGTGTGCCCACCTGGAGCCCACCATTGCAGTGAGGCACAAGGAAGAGCTGGCCGGCGCCTTGGTCCATGTCTTGCAGAGCACCGGGAAAGCCAAG GCATTCCTCATTGACCTTGGCGTGGCTGAGCTGGACCGCTTTGATGACCGGGAGGCGCTGATCTTCCGTGAGAACACGCTGGCCACCAAGGCCATTGATGAATACATGAAACTCGTGGGGGGCAAGTACCTCCAGGACACGCTGG GTGAGGCCTTGGCCCAACTCTGCACCTCGGACGATAGCTGTGAGGTCGATCCCAGCAAATGCGCTGGCCCCGACCTCTCCGACAACCAGAACAACCTGCGGCAggtctgtgaggagaccttccaGCGCATCGCCACGTCCTGCGA agccttcccagcagagctgggcgAGATCTTCGCAGCGTGGCAGGAGGAGTGTGCAGCGCGGGGCAAGGTGGCCATCGGGCAGCGCCTGGTCTCGGCCTCCCTCTTCCTACGGTTCCTCTGCCCCGCCATCATGTCCCCCAGTCTCTTTGGCCTCGTCCAGGAGTACCCGAGTGAGGCCACCGCCCGCACCCTCACCCTTGTGGCCAAGGTCATCCAGAACCTGGCCAACTTCACCAC GTTTGGCGAGAAGGAGGCCTACATGGGCTTCATGAACGAGTTCCTGGAGCACAACTGGAGCACCATGACGGCCTTCCTGCAGAGCGTGGCCAACCCTGAGAGCAGCGTCCACATGGCCACCTATGATGGCTATGTGGACCTGGCCCTGGAGCTTGCCACCCTCCACCTCCTGCTCTGTGACATCTTCTCCAGCCTGGACCAG GCCacacaggaggagctggagcccCTTCCCACCATCCTCAATGCCATCAGGGAGGGCACCCCTGTCCCCGTCTCCGTCCGGCTCAGCTCCACCACGGAGCGAAG CCTGGCGGAGAGCCACAAGCCGGGCTTCGTGCCGCCACGGGACCTGAGCAAGCACAGCCCCCTCATCAAGAGCCAGTCGCTCATCAGCATCCGCCGCGTCCGCAGCCGTGAGGACGGGACTGAAGTGGAGCCAGCACGGGCGCCGTCCCCGCGTCCCAGCCGGGAGCGGAGGAACGTGCAGCGCACCCAGAGCGTGCCGGCACAGAACAAAGCTGGCCGCCGCGTGCGCAAGCAGAGCAGTGCCGAGCACGTGGCAGAGCCGCAAGGCGAGGACACCCTGGGGTCCTCTGGCCCTCGCGATGCCACG GGACGCTCAAAGCTGCGCTCGTCAGTGTCACTGCCACGTAAATCCACGGTGCCGTGGCAGCGCTATGccgaggaggcggcggcggcccaGGGCGAGCTCTACGCCATCCGTCCCCTGGAAAAG caCGGGCGGCTGATCGAGGCACTGGGGAAGGAGGTGGCGGAGAGCCGGGAGAAGCTGCGGCTGGCAGAGGTGCGGGCAGGCGAGCTGGAGGCTCAGCACCGCGGGCTGCGGCACGAGCAGGGCCAGCACCGCGAGCAGCTTGAGCGgctccaccagcagctggaggaggccaACGCGCGCTTGGCCAACCTGGGTGCCAG ATTGACAGCGGCTGAAGGCACGCGGAAGAAGGACCTGGAGAGGCTGAAGGCCAGCGAGGAGAAGGGCAGAGCGCTG GAGAGCCGGCTGTTGGCGCTGGAGCGGGAGAATGCCGAGCTGCGGGGTGCCATCGCCCAGGTCCTGGGCCACCCAGGCAGGACGGGATGCCGGCCCCCGGGGACACAGAGCTGGGACGAAGGCGGTGAAGACGCCCAGGCCACCAGCGTGTAA